One window from the genome of Fulvivirga lutea encodes:
- the rmuC gene encoding DNA recombination protein RmuC: MELLWLVTGIAIGGIATWFIAKFKFSGNNSSDSELKLEKERVQDLKNQYLEIKKELETERAKTFELNNSLAATESDYRNLQERLAEQKQELKSLQEQFAVQFKNLANEIFEEKSKKFTDQNKTNLSEILNPLKEKITDFEKKVELNSKENLQYSTALKEQLTGLKELNQQMTKEAESLTKALKGDSKAQGNWGEMQIELILEKAGLQKDVHYFKEKNFKTEDNQNQRPDYIIMMPDDKAIVLDSKVSLTAYANYFDADDDKQAPYLKQHLDSVNGHIKMLSEKKYQNIHDINQPDYVMMFVANEPALTIALKEDQDLYEKALDKNIVLVSTTTLMATLRTISYIWKQDLQNKNAIEIARQAGALYDKFVNFSNDLIDIGKSIDKTKAIYTEASKKLYEGNDNLVRKTERLKELGAKASKSIESKLLDRAE; this comes from the coding sequence ATGGAATTATTATGGTTAGTTACAGGAATTGCAATAGGAGGAATAGCCACTTGGTTTATAGCCAAGTTTAAGTTTAGTGGCAATAATTCTTCGGATTCTGAATTGAAATTGGAAAAAGAACGGGTTCAGGATTTAAAGAATCAATATTTGGAGATAAAAAAAGAGCTGGAAACAGAAAGAGCCAAAACTTTTGAGTTGAATAACAGTTTGGCTGCTACTGAATCGGACTATCGAAACTTGCAAGAACGATTAGCTGAGCAAAAGCAGGAATTAAAATCCCTTCAAGAGCAGTTTGCTGTTCAGTTTAAAAACTTGGCCAACGAAATTTTTGAAGAGAAATCGAAAAAGTTTACAGATCAGAATAAGACTAACCTTTCAGAGATTCTCAATCCGCTAAAAGAAAAGATTACAGATTTTGAGAAAAAAGTAGAGCTTAATAGTAAGGAGAATTTACAATACAGCACTGCTTTAAAAGAACAGCTAACCGGCTTAAAAGAACTGAATCAGCAGATGACAAAAGAAGCTGAGAGTTTAACCAAAGCACTAAAAGGGGACTCAAAAGCACAGGGTAATTGGGGTGAAATGCAGATTGAGTTGATATTGGAAAAAGCGGGTTTGCAGAAGGACGTGCATTATTTTAAAGAGAAAAATTTTAAAACTGAAGATAACCAAAATCAAAGGCCAGATTATATAATTATGATGCCTGATGACAAGGCGATTGTGCTGGACTCAAAGGTATCTCTAACTGCCTATGCTAATTACTTCGATGCGGATGATGATAAGCAGGCTCCTTATCTTAAGCAGCATTTGGATAGTGTTAATGGCCACATTAAAATGCTCAGCGAAAAAAAGTATCAGAACATTCATGATATTAATCAACCTGATTATGTGATGATGTTTGTGGCTAATGAACCTGCACTAACCATTGCCCTAAAGGAGGATCAGGACCTATACGAAAAGGCCTTAGATAAAAATATTGTTTTGGTGAGTACTACCACGTTAATGGCAACGCTTAGAACAATTTCATACATCTGGAAGCAGGATTTACAAAACAAAAATGCGATTGAAATTGCTCGCCAGGCAGGAGCTTTATATGACAAGTTCGTGAACTTCTCAAATGACCTGATTGATATTGGCAAGAGCATCGATAAAACCAAAGCTATCTACACAGAAGCTTCAAAGAAACTATATGAAGGCAATGATAACCTAGTTAGAAAAACTGAGCGATTGAAAGAGCTGGGAGCGAAAGCCAGTAAATCAATAGAATCAAAATTATTAGATAGAGCGGAGTAG
- a CDS encoding tetratricopeptide repeat-containing sensor histidine kinase, whose product MLSLLLLILFNTNPAPSDNYASAEVYHEKGAYDSAILKYKLAIAGYIQIDSTDKIGEAYYNMAKAYYSSYQDSNAITALDTASMYFKRAGNKLRLAVSINLKGNYLSDFGLNEEAIDHYKKSIQIAEEIGDKRVESFALNNLGLVYTDLGDYENALAALIKSYNIKLNRNAPPKELAASKLNIGSVLDLLGKPDEALQAYYEGILLKRKAGDSLGVAKILGNMAVIEKNRNNDVKAISLIQQSNDILNTTPDDELKYVNLTNLGGLSKKRNAFEDARNYYLQALDIAIKYDGKNEMSDLYYNLGELDFVQGNYLSAIEHLKKSLSITQTTQSQIQKKDIYSKLAQCYSQINEYDQAFEYLVLSNELRDSIYQFERIQTLEELQAKYDTENKQREIENQQLQLEAQQASLRENRIIITALAIGLILVFVIVYLILNRTRKKHELALQEKELEYRKSQISAIIDSQEKERKRFAQDIHDGFGQMISILNMNIASLQEKETPEEKATLFDQSVTILDGMYEELRTICFDLMPQTLVKQGLKEAIREFAARINIAGKLKIETQMHAADTRFDDLIEVSIFRITQEWINNIIKHSNADKVSIQLTSDEHELTLIIEDNGGGFDKNLMFNSMGNGWKNISSRANLMMAEINLDTSPQANQTTFIVNVPLSGTTIYHDEGIENEIKK is encoded by the coding sequence ATGCTCAGTCTATTACTTTTAATATTATTTAATACCAACCCTGCTCCCTCTGACAATTACGCCAGTGCCGAAGTGTATCATGAAAAAGGAGCTTACGATTCTGCAATTCTTAAGTATAAACTGGCCATCGCAGGTTACATTCAAATTGACAGTACCGACAAGATAGGTGAGGCTTATTATAATATGGCAAAAGCCTACTACTCTAGTTATCAGGATTCAAATGCAATAACAGCATTAGATACCGCTTCTATGTACTTTAAAAGGGCAGGAAATAAACTACGCCTGGCTGTTTCAATTAATTTAAAGGGCAATTACCTGTCCGATTTTGGCCTCAATGAAGAGGCCATTGATCATTACAAAAAGTCAATACAAATAGCTGAAGAAATTGGAGATAAAAGGGTGGAGAGCTTCGCCCTTAATAATTTAGGCCTGGTTTATACAGACCTCGGAGATTATGAAAATGCACTTGCTGCACTTATCAAATCTTACAATATCAAATTAAATCGTAATGCTCCACCAAAAGAATTAGCAGCCAGCAAATTAAATATTGGCTCTGTACTCGATTTACTTGGTAAACCTGACGAAGCACTGCAAGCTTACTATGAGGGAATACTTCTTAAAAGAAAAGCTGGAGATAGTTTGGGGGTTGCAAAAATTCTTGGAAACATGGCCGTTATTGAAAAAAATAGAAATAACGATGTCAAAGCAATATCATTAATTCAACAAAGCAATGACATCCTTAATACCACCCCGGATGACGAACTTAAATATGTTAATCTAACGAATCTTGGAGGCCTGTCGAAGAAAAGAAATGCCTTTGAAGACGCTCGTAATTATTATTTGCAGGCCCTTGATATAGCCATCAAGTACGATGGCAAAAATGAAATGAGTGATTTATATTATAATTTAGGAGAGTTAGATTTTGTTCAAGGCAATTACTTATCAGCCATTGAACATCTCAAAAAATCTTTATCCATCACCCAGACTACTCAGTCACAGATTCAGAAAAAAGACATCTACAGTAAATTGGCACAATGTTATTCTCAGATTAATGAATATGACCAAGCCTTTGAGTACCTCGTACTGTCTAATGAACTTAGAGATAGCATCTATCAATTTGAGCGCATACAAACTTTGGAGGAGCTTCAGGCAAAGTACGATACTGAAAATAAACAACGGGAAATCGAAAATCAGCAATTACAACTTGAAGCGCAACAAGCTTCTCTTCGTGAGAATAGAATCATTATCACTGCCTTAGCAATAGGTTTAATACTAGTTTTCGTAATTGTTTATCTCATACTTAATAGAACGCGTAAAAAGCATGAATTAGCATTGCAAGAAAAAGAATTGGAGTATCGTAAAAGTCAGATTTCGGCCATCATAGATTCTCAGGAAAAAGAGCGAAAACGATTTGCACAAGACATACATGATGGCTTCGGCCAGATGATCTCTATTTTGAATATGAATATCGCTTCGCTTCAAGAAAAAGAGACGCCTGAAGAAAAAGCCACACTATTTGATCAGTCTGTAACTATTCTGGATGGAATGTATGAAGAGTTAAGAACCATCTGTTTCGATCTAATGCCTCAAACTCTGGTAAAGCAAGGGTTAAAAGAAGCTATTCGCGAATTTGCCGCCAGAATAAACATTGCAGGCAAATTAAAAATAGAAACCCAGATGCATGCAGCTGACACGCGATTTGACGATTTAATCGAAGTATCCATTTTCAGGATTACTCAAGAATGGATAAACAACATTATTAAGCATAGCAATGCTGATAAAGTAAGTATACAGTTAACAAGTGACGAACATGAACTAACGTTAATCATAGAAGATAATGGAGGGGGTTTTGACAAAAACCTTATGTTCAACAGTATGGGTAATGGATGGAAAAACATTTCTTCCCGAGCTAATCTTATGATGGCTGAGATTAATTTGGATACCTCCCCCCAGGCAAATCAAACTACGTTTATTGTTAACGTTCCTTTATCTGGTACAACTATATACCATGATGAGGGTATTGAGAATGAAATCAAAAAATAG
- the rpmB gene encoding 50S ribosomal protein L28, with the protein MSRVCQITGKRPQVGNNVSHANNKTKRKFYPNLQKKRFYIPEEDAWVTLKVSTSAIRTINKNGITAVLKKARANGNTLV; encoded by the coding sequence ATGTCACGAGTTTGTCAGATAACAGGGAAAAGACCTCAGGTAGGTAATAACGTTTCTCACGCAAACAATAAAACGAAGAGAAAATTCTACCCTAATCTTCAAAAAAAGAGATTTTATATCCCTGAAGAAGATGCTTGGGTTACGTTGAAAGTTTCTACTTCTGCGATAAGAACAATTAACAAAAATGGCATCACTGCTGTGTTAAAAAAAGCTAGAGCTAACGGTAATACACTAGTATAA
- a CDS encoding DUF4295 domain-containing protein, translated as MAKKVVASLQKKEGKNFAKVIRAVRSEKTDAYTFREEIVTLDQVQDTLKKN; from the coding sequence ATGGCTAAGAAAGTAGTAGCATCACTCCAAAAAAAGGAAGGAAAGAATTTCGCAAAAGTGATCAGAGCAGTTAGGTCTGAGAAGACTGATGCTTACACTTTTAGAGAAGAGATTGTAACTCTTGATCAAGTTCAAGATACATTGAAAAAAAACTAA
- the hemB gene encoding porphobilinogen synthase produces the protein MNIRPRRNRKSETIRSMIRETQVSNSDLIYPLFLLESPQASIEVASMPGIYRLGLNKMLLEIEQCLKLGIMSFDIFPVVEEKHKDKTATKSYDPKFFYLQALKKIKKEFPEACIITDVAMDPYSSDGHDGLVDENGNILNDETLDILAKMALAQAETGIDIIGPSDMMDGRVGYLREELDIHDFSDVSIMSYTAKYASAFYGPFRDALDSAPKSGDKKTYQMDPANKREALIEADLDVEEGADFLMVKPALAYLDVIQLLKENYDLPIAAYNVSGEYAMVCAAAEKGWLDKDAIMNEILLSIKRAGADVILTYYAKDFARR, from the coding sequence ATGAATATCAGGCCAAGAAGAAATAGAAAGTCAGAAACTATCAGATCTATGATCCGAGAAACGCAAGTTTCAAATTCGGATTTAATATATCCTTTGTTTCTTCTTGAATCGCCTCAAGCTTCCATTGAGGTGGCATCAATGCCGGGCATCTATCGCTTAGGGCTTAACAAAATGCTTTTAGAGATTGAGCAATGTTTGAAGCTTGGCATTATGTCTTTTGACATTTTTCCTGTAGTAGAAGAAAAGCATAAGGATAAAACAGCCACTAAAAGCTACGACCCAAAGTTTTTCTATCTACAGGCTCTAAAAAAAATAAAGAAAGAATTTCCTGAAGCCTGCATCATAACAGACGTTGCCATGGATCCATACAGCTCTGACGGACATGATGGGTTAGTAGATGAGAATGGCAACATTTTAAATGACGAAACACTAGACATTTTAGCTAAAATGGCATTAGCTCAAGCGGAAACCGGGATTGACATTATTGGTCCGAGTGATATGATGGATGGCCGGGTAGGCTACTTAAGAGAAGAATTGGATATTCATGACTTCTCTGATGTATCTATCATGTCATACACTGCTAAGTATGCCAGTGCCTTTTATGGTCCTTTTAGAGATGCCTTGGATTCTGCACCAAAAAGTGGTGATAAAAAAACTTATCAAATGGATCCTGCCAATAAGAGAGAAGCATTGATTGAAGCTGATTTGGACGTTGAAGAAGGTGCCGATTTCTTAATGGTAAAGCCGGCATTGGCATATCTAGATGTAATTCAACTTCTTAAGGAAAATTACGATCTGCCAATTGCAGCATATAATGTTAGTGGAGAATATGCAATGGTGTGTGCGGCAGCTGAAAAAGGCTGGTTAGATAAAGATGCCATTATGAACGAAATTCTCCTGTCTATCAAAAGAGCTGGTGCCGATGTAATTCTCACTTATTACGCTAAGGATTTCGCGAGACGGTAG
- a CDS encoding response regulator produces MRFLKYFPSVNRSLAIMYNLLLVDDHTLVLDGLESLISKNEDMQVIAKVNTIAECLNQLKKNEIHLIITDYSLEEEDGLTLVRKVKLLDKEVKIIVLSMHDEAHLVKEILKEGINGYVLKKNSHKELLNAITAVRNDQIYLSNEINQLLINNLHSDENKLLTPREREIVVLISKEYTNRQIAEELFISERTVETHRKNIFRKTDTNNLVGLLKYAYANNLI; encoded by the coding sequence ATGCGTTTTTTAAAGTATTTTCCTTCAGTAAACAGGAGTCTTGCCATCATGTATAATCTTTTGCTTGTTGACGATCACACTTTGGTATTGGACGGACTAGAAAGTCTAATTTCTAAAAATGAGGATATGCAAGTGATTGCCAAGGTAAATACAATCGCTGAGTGTCTCAATCAATTAAAGAAAAATGAAATTCATCTGATTATTACTGATTACTCATTAGAAGAAGAAGACGGTTTAACCTTAGTGAGAAAAGTTAAACTGTTAGATAAGGAAGTAAAGATAATTGTGCTCAGCATGCATGATGAAGCTCATTTGGTAAAGGAGATTCTAAAAGAAGGTATAAATGGTTATGTTCTAAAAAAGAACAGCCATAAAGAATTGTTAAATGCTATAACCGCAGTAAGAAATGATCAAATCTATTTAAGCAATGAAATCAACCAGTTGCTAATAAATAATCTACATTCGGATGAGAACAAACTACTAACCCCCAGAGAACGTGAAATAGTAGTCCTGATCTCCAAAGAATATACAAATCGGCAAATAGCCGAGGAACTCTTTATCAGTGAAAGAACAGTAGAAACCCATAGAAAAAACATTTTCAGAAAAACAGACACTAACAATCTGGTAGGCCTCTTGAAATACGCCTATGCCAATAATTTGATTTAA
- the ftsY gene encoding signal recognition particle-docking protein FtsY: protein MALFGGLFSKEKKESLDKGLEKTKESFFTKLGKAVAGKSKVDDDVLDELEEVLITSDVGVDTTIKIIQRIEERVARDKYLGVEELDKILKEEIAGLLSENNVQDLKDFTLPDVKKPYVIMVVGVNGVGKTTTIGKLSAQYKNAGYNVVLGAADTFRAAAVDQIKLWGERVGVPVIAKGMNTDPSAVAFEAVEYGVKNNADVVIIDTAGRLHNKVNLMNELTKIKRVMQKFVPEAPHDVMLVLDGSTGQNAMIQAREFTKATEVTSMAITKLDGTAKGGVVIGISEEFKIPVKYIGVGEKVDDLQVFNKAEFVDSLFNK from the coding sequence ATGGCACTATTCGGGGGTCTGTTTTCAAAAGAAAAGAAGGAATCTTTAGACAAAGGGCTTGAGAAAACGAAAGAAAGCTTTTTCACAAAATTAGGTAAGGCAGTTGCCGGTAAATCTAAAGTTGATGATGATGTATTAGATGAACTGGAGGAAGTGCTCATTACATCCGATGTAGGCGTTGATACTACCATTAAAATTATTCAACGTATCGAAGAAAGAGTAGCCAGAGACAAGTATTTGGGTGTTGAAGAACTGGATAAGATATTAAAAGAAGAAATTGCAGGCCTTTTATCTGAGAATAATGTTCAGGATTTAAAGGACTTTACCTTGCCCGATGTAAAAAAGCCTTATGTGATAATGGTGGTGGGTGTAAATGGTGTAGGCAAAACAACCACTATTGGAAAACTATCTGCACAATATAAGAATGCAGGTTACAATGTTGTACTTGGTGCTGCGGATACATTCAGAGCGGCTGCAGTAGATCAAATTAAACTCTGGGGTGAGCGCGTTGGTGTGCCTGTAATTGCAAAAGGCATGAATACAGACCCTTCAGCTGTAGCATTCGAAGCGGTGGAGTATGGCGTAAAGAACAACGCAGATGTAGTAATCATTGATACTGCTGGCAGGCTGCATAACAAGGTTAATTTAATGAACGAGTTAACCAAGATTAAGCGTGTAATGCAAAAATTTGTACCAGAAGCACCTCATGATGTGATGCTTGTGCTAGATGGCAGCACCGGCCAGAATGCAATGATTCAAGCGAGGGAGTTTACCAAAGCAACGGAAGTAACATCCATGGCAATTACAAAATTAGATGGCACTGCTAAAGGTGGTGTGGTAATTGGCATTTCGGAAGAATTTAAAATACCGGTTAAATACATTGGTGTAGGTGAAAAAGTAGATGACCTACAGGTGTTTAACAAAGCCGAGTTTGTTGACTCGCTGTTCAACAAATAA
- a CDS encoding cystathionine gamma-synthase family protein, protein MMSKKMSPESLMMSYGYKPSLSEGAIKSPIFQTSTFAFESAEAGKAFFEVAYGLREKNEGEELGLIYSRLNNPDLEILENRLTLWDEAEDAAVFESGMSAITTALLQFLSPGDLILHSNPIYGGTDHFIKHVLPRFQINVIGFDPLESEEDIIQKIEASGCADRLKMVYVETPANPTNHLIDLELCRRVADYFSKEEKALVVVDNTYMGPIWQHPLKFGADLVIYSATKYIGGHSDVIAGACLGSKEHIAKIKEMRTFLGNMAGPWTGWLLLRSLETLKIRMEKQAENAAYVFNVIKDHPKVERIGYLGAIKEGTPQYEIFKKQYTSAGAMLSIILKGGEKEAFKFLNSLKLIKLAVSLGSTESLAQHPASMTHAGVDHDEKIKFGIKDSLVRLSVGVENPADLVWDIEQALEHIE, encoded by the coding sequence ATTATGAGTAAGAAAATGAGTCCGGAAAGTTTAATGATGTCGTATGGATATAAACCATCGTTATCAGAGGGAGCAATCAAATCACCAATATTTCAAACATCTACATTCGCATTTGAAAGTGCGGAGGCAGGGAAAGCCTTTTTTGAGGTGGCTTATGGCCTCAGGGAGAAGAATGAAGGTGAAGAACTAGGCCTTATATATAGCCGATTGAATAATCCAGATTTAGAAATACTTGAAAATAGATTAACACTTTGGGATGAGGCAGAGGATGCTGCGGTATTTGAAAGTGGAATGAGTGCAATTACAACTGCATTGTTACAATTCTTATCACCTGGAGATTTGATTCTACACAGTAATCCTATTTATGGAGGAACAGATCATTTTATAAAACATGTACTTCCCAGATTTCAAATCAATGTAATTGGTTTTGATCCATTAGAGTCTGAGGAGGATATTATTCAAAAAATAGAGGCCAGTGGCTGTGCAGATCGTTTAAAGATGGTTTATGTTGAAACGCCAGCGAATCCTACCAACCACTTAATTGATTTGGAATTGTGCAGAAGAGTGGCAGATTATTTTTCTAAAGAAGAAAAGGCATTGGTAGTGGTAGATAATACGTATATGGGGCCTATATGGCAGCATCCTCTAAAATTTGGTGCTGACTTGGTCATTTATTCCGCAACGAAATACATAGGTGGACACAGTGATGTAATTGCCGGAGCTTGCTTAGGGTCTAAAGAACACATTGCAAAAATTAAAGAGATGCGTACGTTTCTAGGCAATATGGCAGGGCCGTGGACAGGTTGGCTTTTATTGCGAAGTTTAGAAACCCTTAAAATAAGGATGGAAAAGCAAGCAGAAAATGCGGCTTATGTATTTAATGTAATTAAGGATCATCCTAAGGTAGAGCGAATCGGTTATTTGGGAGCTATAAAAGAAGGTACGCCTCAATACGAAATATTCAAAAAGCAATATACTTCAGCTGGAGCAATGCTTTCAATCATATTGAAAGGTGGTGAAAAGGAAGCTTTCAAATTTCTGAATAGCTTGAAGCTGATCAAATTGGCTGTGAGTTTAGGTAGTACGGAATCATTGGCTCAGCATCCTGCTTCCATGACACACGCTGGAGTTGATCATGACGAAAAGATCAAGTTTGGTATCAAAGATAGTCTCGTAAGACTTTCAGTGGGAGTGGAGAACCCTGCTGATCTTGTTTGGGACATTGAACAGGCACTGGAGCATATCGAGTAA
- the rocD gene encoding ornithine--oxo-acid transaminase: MEAIINEKLSSQDLINLEDKHGAHNYHPLPVVLAKGEGVYVWDVEGKKYYDFLSSYSAVNQGHCHPKIVGALKEQAETLTLTSRAFYNNVLGPYEKYLTEYFGFDKVLPMNTGAEAVETALKICRKWAYEKQGIPENEAKIIVCDGNFHGRTTTIISFSNDEGARKNFGPYTPGFIKIPYNDLGALKKAVAEENVAGFLVEPIQGEAGVFVPDDNFVAEAAKICKDAGVLFIADEIQTGIARTGGLLRVCGDCSCENKCEQQSTYTKPDMLVLGKAISGGVFPVSAVLADNHIMEVIKPGQHGSTFGGNPLGSKVAVAALEVIYDEKLIQNARKLGNIFRERMEKFIQTNDLIKLVRGKGLLNAIVINDSPESSTAWDICVALKDNGLLAKPTHGNIIRFAPPLVMTEEQLHECCDIIEKTIKNFSK, translated from the coding sequence ATGGAAGCTATCATAAATGAAAAACTATCGTCTCAAGATTTAATTAACCTGGAAGATAAGCATGGTGCACACAACTATCATCCGCTGCCAGTTGTCCTGGCAAAAGGTGAAGGTGTTTATGTTTGGGATGTGGAGGGTAAGAAATACTACGACTTTTTATCATCTTATAGTGCTGTAAATCAAGGTCATTGTCACCCTAAAATTGTTGGGGCACTAAAAGAGCAGGCCGAAACACTCACTCTAACTTCAAGGGCCTTTTATAATAATGTACTTGGCCCCTACGAAAAATACTTAACGGAATATTTCGGTTTCGACAAGGTACTACCCATGAATACGGGTGCCGAAGCAGTAGAAACTGCCCTAAAAATTTGTAGAAAATGGGCATATGAGAAACAGGGGATTCCAGAAAATGAGGCTAAAATCATTGTGTGTGATGGAAACTTCCATGGAAGAACAACTACTATAATCTCATTCTCTAATGACGAAGGAGCAAGAAAAAATTTCGGCCCGTATACACCCGGGTTTATTAAAATACCTTATAACGACCTGGGTGCACTAAAAAAAGCAGTCGCAGAAGAAAATGTTGCAGGCTTTTTAGTAGAGCCAATTCAAGGTGAAGCTGGAGTATTTGTTCCGGATGACAATTTCGTTGCGGAGGCTGCCAAAATTTGTAAGGATGCTGGTGTTCTGTTCATAGCTGATGAAATTCAGACAGGTATTGCCCGTACTGGTGGCCTACTTAGAGTTTGTGGAGATTGCTCTTGTGAAAATAAATGTGAGCAACAATCTACTTACACAAAGCCGGATATGCTTGTTTTAGGCAAAGCCATTTCTGGTGGTGTGTTCCCTGTATCGGCTGTATTGGCAGATAATCACATCATGGAAGTAATTAAACCCGGGCAGCACGGAAGTACCTTCGGTGGAAATCCACTAGGATCGAAAGTGGCAGTCGCGGCATTGGAAGTAATATATGATGAAAAATTAATTCAAAATGCGCGTAAACTTGGTAATATTTTCCGTGAGCGAATGGAGAAGTTCATTCAGACAAACGACTTAATTAAGTTGGTTAGAGGAAAAGGATTACTTAATGCGATTGTCATTAACGACTCACCCGAAAGCTCAACAGCTTGGGATATTTGTGTTGCACTAAAAGATAATGGCTTACTTGCTAAACCAACTCATGGGAACATCATTAGATTTGCACCACCTTTGGTTATGACAGAGGAGCAGCTCCATGAGTGCTGTGATATCATAGAAAAAACGATAAAGAATTTTTCAAAGTAA
- a CDS encoding Lrp/AsnC family transcriptional regulator, whose protein sequence is MDSIDRKLVSLLQRNGKMSMKELSSELGLSITPIYDRLKRLEKQNVITGYHAHIDEKKMGFGLEVFCSVTLESHKADFLKQFEEDIKKFEEVLECYHLAGSFDFLLKILVKNMDDYGDFVNKKLARLDNIGVVNSHMVLKKIKQTRVLPLTE, encoded by the coding sequence ATGGATAGTATTGACAGAAAACTGGTTTCCCTGCTTCAACGCAATGGTAAAATGTCGATGAAAGAATTAAGCAGTGAATTAGGTTTAAGCATTACGCCCATTTATGATCGGTTAAAGCGACTAGAAAAACAGAATGTAATCACCGGGTATCATGCCCATATTGATGAGAAGAAAATGGGCTTTGGCCTAGAGGTATTTTGCTCTGTTACTCTTGAATCTCACAAGGCCGATTTCTTAAAGCAGTTTGAGGAAGACATTAAAAAATTCGAGGAGGTATTAGAATGCTATCACCTGGCCGGCTCGTTCGACTTTCTCCTGAAAATTCTCGTGAAAAATATGGATGATTACGGTGACTTCGTGAATAAAAAGCTAGCCCGACTAGACAACATTGGGGTTGTAAACAGCCATATGGTGTTAAAGAAAATTAAACAAACCAGGGTTCTTCCTCTCACGGAATAA
- the rpmG gene encoding 50S ribosomal protein L33, with amino-acid sequence MAKKGNRVQVILECTEHKNSGMHGTSRYITTKNRKNTTDRLELKKFNPILKKMTVHKEIK; translated from the coding sequence ATGGCAAAGAAAGGTAATAGAGTTCAGGTAATATTAGAGTGCACAGAGCATAAAAATAGTGGTATGCACGGTACTTCAAGATATATTACTACCAAAAACAGAAAGAACACCACTGACAGATTGGAGCTTAAGAAGTTCAACCCAATCTTAAAGAAAATGACTGTTCACAAAGAAATTAAATAA